ACAAACACTCAGTACACGCTTTCTGATTccaatttgattttcattttcattgagtgAAACATCAGGTGATATGTTGATGTGATTGtaggaaataaacattttattgtcttacttaaatttttttgtgGATGAAGTCCTTGCTTCCATAGTTAATTATGGCCACATTGTTTCAATTTTNNNNNNNNNNNNNNNNNNNNNNNNNNNNNNNNNNNNNNNNNNNNNNNNNNNNNNNNNNNNNNNNNNNNNNNNNNNNNNNNNNNNNNNNNNNNNNNNNNNNNNNNNNNNNNNNNNNNNNNNNNNNNNNNNNNNNNNNNNNNNNNNNNNNNNNNNNNNNtgctgggatttgaactctggaccttcggaagagcagtcgggtgctcttacccactgagccatctcaccagcccctgtttcaATTTTCAATGACAGTTATCTTTCATAAACTACCCAGACTCTAGAGTTATAGGTATATGCCAACTGCATAGCTTATAAGCTCTTCTttacttccacatcactgctgTAGATTTTTCTGTATGCACTTTAGtggaaatttgttttatttacattttcttattcttttttgaaTTGTCACTTTGTTCTCTCTAATAAACTAGCTGTTTAAGACTTAACATGccatatttctaaaaaaaattgtAGTTATATTGATTTCCATTGACTCTATTGGAACCTAGAAGTGATTTCTAGGTAATTTTTATGGgcaaaaattaaaactgatatTTGAGGAATTACTTGTAGGgttatattctctctcttctctctctctctctctctctctctctctctctctctctctctctctctctctctctgtgacatGAGAGGTATATCACATTggtatattatatttatgtgtgtatatatcatatacatgtgTAAATATTTCTCTTAgttgtttttgtatgtgtatatatctttgTGAGTGCTTAAAGAAATACTATTGCAAATGTGCATTTCTTTCAGtgaaatccaaaataaaaaaataaaagacactaTATTCTTTGCAGCTGGAATTAGAAGCTGTTGTAAGAGACTCTGCCTTTTCTCTCATAATTTTGCAGCAAAGAATCTTAACTACTGATCCATATCTAGCTCTCAGGCTATATCCATATATTCTTCTACTCTACATTGAAATCTgcaagaaatataattatataagcaAATTTTGCTCCAATTAGTTTGAAAAACTGAATTATTGCAAGACACGTGTATGtgaacacacccaggatctcaagATCTCAGGATCTCTgcatcacagaatcacagagacatcTGGACTCACAGatgttctgacacaaccaggatcagaGGAGAGACAGGCTCCAGTCTGAGACAGCAAGGACATttagcactagagataacaagatggcaagaagcaaggacaagatcataagcaacagaaaccaatgctacttgaCAACAtaagaacccagttttcccataACACCAAGCCCTgaattcccccaacaaacctgaaaatcaaaattcagatctaaaatcccatctcctaatgatgatagaagactctaagaagaacataaataactcccttatagaaatacaggagaaacaCAGGTAAACtaatagaagcctttaaagaggaaacacataaacccctaaagaaatacaggaaaacacaatcagtTAAAGAAATTGAGCAAACCTGTCCAGGAcctaaaattggaaaaagaaacattaaagtaaatacaaagggagaaaaccctggagatggaaaaaccTAAGAAAGTGATCAGGATTCACAAATGCAAccatacaagagaaagaagagagaatattaagTATAGATGATATTACAGAagacattggcacaacaatcaaagaaaatacaaaaagtaaaGCTCCTagctcaaaacattcaagaaatccaggatacaatgaaaggaacaagcctaagaataataggtttAGAAGGGAATGATGAGTCCCAACTCAAAGGATCTGTAaataatcttcaacaaaattatagaagaaaaatttcctaacctaaagaaggagatgctcataaacacacaagaagcctacagaacaccaaaatgtttggaccagaaaagaaattcctcctgtcacataataaacaaaccttcaaattcacagaacaacgaaagaatattaaaaggtgtaagagaaaaaaggccaagtaacatcaAAGtgagacctattagaattacaccagacttctcaacagagacactgaaaaccAGAATATCTTGGACAAATGTCATAAagaccttaagagaacaaaaatgccagccaaggctgctatacccaacaaaactctcaattaccctGGAGGGATAAACCaatatattccatgaaaaaaaatcaagccctACAGAGGCTAATGAAAGGAAACCttcaacacaaggacagaaactacacccaagaaaaagcaagaaactagtTTTCtcacaacaaatccaaaagaagagaaccacacaaacataattccaactctaacaacaaaataacagaaagcaacaatcactggTTCTTAATATCTCTCAAGGTCAATGAACTCAATTACCTCCCtcccaaaagacatagactaacaggctggataCTTAAACAgcacccagaattttgctgcatacaggaaacactcCTCAGTGACAAATAGAgatactacctcaaagtaaaaggctggaaatttttccaagcaaatggtcccaagaaagaagctggagtaccAATTCCAGTATCCAAttaaatcaactttcaaccaaaagttatcaaaaaagatgtgAAGGACACTACatgttcatcaaaggaaaaatccaccaaaggaactcccaattctgaacatctatgccccaaatgaaagggcatgcacatttgtaaaataaacattacTGAAGCTCACAGGACACATTGAAACTCATACAAtgatagtgggggacttcaacactccactcttaCCAActgacagattatggaaacagaaattgaacagagacacagtgaaaataacataAGTTATTTTGGGAAGCGGGTGCAGCCGCAGGCCccatgaaacccacttgtttactgccttgcctgagcatacacagtgaggctgcatgcgtgggctgcctgccaggctggactttTCCTCATGAAtgggacctgtcagcctatctgtgaatgatctgagctcatgcctggagtgtgtgtgaattctgattggatgaggtggggtggagctagaaggaggtgagtcagCCTGAGTAGTGAAGagagtagttttagcccttgccatGAGTAGAggtagagtaagagaagctgttgtaataggagtagttTTAGCCTTTGCTGTGAGTAGCAGTAGTAGAAGAGAAGTtgttgtaataggagtagtttagcccttgccctaagaagaagctgctagggaagagagctgtaaaagaaaaagcccgaagtaaagttgCTACGTGAACCGGGAACTCATTGCGTCAGTCGGCAATGGTAAGTAAGGAAATTTTAGTAAGCAGAGGTAATAATAGCGATaggaaaaattttggtaaacagtggtaggaaaattttggtaaacagtggtaggaaaacTTTGGTAAACAACAGAAGGGAAATTTTAGTAATCAGAGGTAAGGAAACCTTAGTAAACAGCAGTAGGAAATTTTAGTAAACAATGGTAAGGAAGTTTTGATAAGCAAAGGTATCTAAAGAAAGCACAGGCCTGGAAGGACGAAGTGTTAAGGCtctcaggaatagagatgaaGCATTAAGCCTCTTAGGAATAGAGACaaagcattaaggttctcaggaatagagatgaagcattaaggttctcaggaatagagacaaaGGGAATTTCAGCAACTAAAGAAAGCAAAGACCTGATAGGTTCCCCAGAAAAATAGGGGACGGAGCACTAAGGATCTCAGATATAGACACGGAGGGAATTGAAGCGATATGGGTTCAACTGCAtctaaagtgaaattaaaaatggTGTTGACCCAGCTTCTTAAAAGAAGCAGTATTAACATGAAAGCAGAGATGATGGACAGATTTCTGAACACCCTCTCCAAGGAAGCCCCATGATTTTTTAGAGGAAGGGTATATTAATCAACAGTGCTGGGAGTGTTTGGGAAGGGATCTCCGAGCTTCTGATATGAAGAACCCTCGACCTGTAGGGATGTTAGCCATCTGGAACTTGGTCAGGGCGTGTTTGAGGGATGCCAGTGAaaagtacaatgctgaaatagaggaaggagcagCAGGCGcttgaggaggctaaggagattgcttctcaggctagccATCAAAACCCTAAAcagcttagacaacaaaccaaaggtaagaaagagaagaaggaatctagctctgaaggTTCTATTGGTGACAGCGATGGGACTGATAGCGACAGTGGCATCTGTAGTCGGATGTCCCACTTGAGTTTGAGGCACGGTAGGCCACCCAAACCATCAGCCCCTCTGTTGCCATCTCCTCCCCCCTTTAAAGATGACGTAGACAAAAGGGGAAAGCATATTCTTCAtgcaaaagtctggaaaaaaGTACCCGTCGTTGCGGGGACCTTCCCAGTATTTCAGGACCAACAGGGGCAATGGTATCATGAACCCCTGGACTGGAAGGTTGTACAAAGATTGGAGGAGTCAGTTTTGACTTATGGGGTCCAGGCTGCCTTTACTGTAACTCAGGTTAAGTCCCTACAGCAGTACTGTATGACGCTTTTTGATTGGCAGAAGCTCTGCAATGCTGTTCTTTCAGGATGAGGTTATTTAACATGGAAGGCTGCTTATGTTGAGCATGCCATTGAGCAGGCTGCATCTAATGCTGCTACTGGACTCCCCAATGCAGCCTGGAATAAAGACATGTTAATGGGGCAAGGGAATTTTGCCAGCAACCAAACAGGTTATCCTATACAGGTTTATGAGCAGGTTACTAACTGCTCTTAGAGCTTGGAAGATGCTATCAGGCACTGGAGACCTTGGGACCAGCTTGTCTAGGGTGATACAGGGACCCAATGAGAAGTTTGCTGACTTCCTAGCATGACTagtggagacagaggggagagtaCTTCTGGATGTTGATGCTGCAATGCCACCGGTCAATCAATTAGCCAAAGAGCAGGCCAATAAACCCTGCAGAGATGCCATACGCCCTTATAAGAGCAAATCGCTGGATGAATGGCTAAAGGTTTGCCAAGATGTGGTGGACACTCCACTGACCAACCAGGGGTTACTGGCAGCCATAGTTCAGGCTCAAAGGCAGACTCTTCATCAGGGTGAATGGCAGGGGGGAATCCAGGGGGGGATGTTTCTATTGTGGGCAGCCAGGTCATTTCAGGCAAGACTGTCCTAATAAAGGAAGACAGGCATGTGGCAGCCCAAGTTATGTACTGGCTGTCACAAGGGAAATCATTGGGTCAGAGAATGTCAATCCAAGAGGGACGTAGATGGTTGCCCCCTAAATTCTCAATCCACAGGTGCTAGGCCAAAAAACGGAGTGAGGGCCCCCAGCCTCAGGGCCCACAAATATATGGGGCCATGCAGTAGACTCCCACACTGTGGCCGAACCTTCAACACATTCCCTGGCGCAATCATCCACGGGCATCCCCAGGAGAGCTACAACAGGAAGTGCAGGACTGGACATCTGCGACACCACCAGACTcatattaaccccagaaatgacTGTGCAGATGATTGCTTCAGACTTTAAGAGTCCCTTGCCTAAAAACACAGTTGGCCTCTTATTAGGACTTAGTTCAGCAGCCATTAAGGGATTAATTATCCATCCTGGTGTCCTTAATCCTGACTATGAGGGAGAGGTTAAGATTATGGTTTCCTCCCCCAGAGGAGTGTCTGCCATTTCCCCTggagatagaattgctcaaaTTTTGCTTTTGCCTAGTCACCATGCTAGCTTCCCTTCAAGGGAACTGAAAAGAGGAAATAGGGGCTTTGGTTCCACTGGAGACATTGGGGTATGGTTTTCTATGACTATGGAGGATCACCCTATGTATAAACTAGAAGTTCAGGGAGTCTCTATATGGGGCTTACTTGATTCAGGGGCCGATTGCAGCATTATAAAAGAAGCAGATTGGCCAAAAGGTTGGCCCCTTCAGACCTTTGCTCAGGCTCTTCGAGGTCTTGGATTTGCACAAGACCCCAGCTGCAGTGCCAGTATCCTCCATTGGAAGGATGAGGAGGGGCATAGGGGCAGTTTTCAGCCATTTGTTCTTCAAATCCCCATTTCCTTATGGGGAAGAGATGTTATGACCAAGATGGGTGTAAAAGTGATTTCAGAAAAGACTTATAGTCCACAAAGTCAAGCTATCATGGATGGGATGAACTATCAGAAGGGTAAGGGTCTTGGCAAAAATGAGGATGGACGACTCTCATATATCTCTCCTAGAGGCCAAAGTGGCAGGGAGGggttgggtttttcctaggggccactgagcAAATATCTATTAAATGGAAATCTGATCAGCCAGTGTGGGTGCCTCAGTGGCCCCTACCCAAGGAAAAGATGGAAGCTGCCCACATGTTGGTTAAAGAACAACTTGATGCAGAACATGTTAGAGAATCTATTTCACCATGGAATACACCTATTTTTGTTATAAAGAAGAAATCATGGAAATGGAGGTTACTCCATGATTTACATGCAGTCAATGCCCAGATGGAAATCATGGGGTCAGTGAATTAGGATTACCAATGATTTCAGTGTTACCAAGAAATTGGACCTCAATAGTGATAGATTTAAGATTGCTTTTTCACCATTCTTCTGCATCCAGCTGATACAGATAAATTTGCCTTTACCTTGCCATCAATTAATCATTCTGCCCCTGACTTGTGACATGAGTGGGTGGTTCTTCCCCAAGGTATGGCAAATAGCCTTACCCTGTGCCAGCTTTATGTAGATAAGGCATTGTGACCTATCTGACAACAGTATCGAAGAGTATATTTATaccattatatggatgatattttgatTTGTGGATCCTCTAatgtggaagaagaagaagtattTTGGACCTTAACTAAACTGTTGGAGAAATGGAATTTGGTGATAGCCCCAGAAAGGGTTCAAAAGACAGAAGTAAAACACTATTTAGGCACTAAATTGAGAAATTCTGTTGTTGAGCCTCTAAAGCTGGAATTAAGGATGGATAAAATGCATACCTtgaatgatttt
This DNA window, taken from Mus caroli chromosome 18, CAROLI_EIJ_v1.1, whole genome shotgun sequence, encodes the following:
- the LOC110285118 gene encoding endogenous retrovirus group K member 18 Pro protein-like, with protein sequence MEDHPMYKLEVQGVSIWGLLDSGADCSIIKEADWPKGWPLQTFAQALRGLGFAQDPSCSASILHWKDEEGHRGSFQPFVLQIPISLWGRDVMTKMGVKVISEKTYSPQSQAIMDGMNYQKGKGLGKNEDGRLSYISPRGQSGREGLGFS